The Kitasatospora setae KM-6054 genome contains a region encoding:
- a CDS encoding WXG100 family type VII secretion target, with protein MAFEEKRLVRLQPGEIGRASHEQLMAMVHSADPAAVSEVGQQLLHAAQQLDQVSEELHSHISKLDWEGTAADGFKTWGSQVSRATMDLASYSRTAGTYMNSAADTLSSVKAGLPPVPHHDIETLRRYQAQDDTAETVGSAIGGALIPGVGSAIGGFLGDKAANAFDPNRVSDSQARAASDRIFEAHQEAITQMERLSQSYEYSSTQLNSAQVPVFPPVPGGKAEGDQNGLTEVPIDGGHGTGGTTRPTPPSFPRPTPHPVAPPTSRPPTWSPPGIGPLPPPTPYPGPTPHPGPTPPPWNNPPVTGPGPLPTPHPTPTPTPNPPPLQIAHVDPPAPTSPIGSGGGGTGGSGGGYTGGGGGGYTGGGGGGYTGGGGGYVGGGTIPGGLSSAGGGSTAGGAKTGGAGSAGTPGAGARGGAGTSAAGAGGAGQAGRAGTPGMGGMGGAMGGGAGGGARGGAGGAGGARGSGMVSRAGGTVGGSRTPGGGRGEFTPGGTGLRGRAERGADGRAGQGGFGGGAGGGSANRKGKGQSNRPDYLTEDEDTWTSGMGPANPNVIE; from the coding sequence ATGGCATTCGAAGAGAAGCGCCTGGTCAGGCTCCAGCCCGGCGAGATCGGCCGGGCCAGCCACGAACAGCTGATGGCCATGGTCCACAGTGCCGACCCGGCCGCGGTCTCCGAGGTCGGCCAGCAACTGCTGCACGCCGCACAGCAGTTGGACCAGGTCAGCGAGGAACTGCACAGCCACATCAGCAAGCTCGACTGGGAAGGCACCGCGGCCGACGGCTTCAAGACCTGGGGCAGCCAGGTCTCCCGCGCGACCATGGACCTGGCGTCGTACTCGCGGACCGCCGGGACGTACATGAACTCCGCCGCCGACACGCTGAGCAGCGTCAAGGCCGGCCTGCCGCCGGTCCCGCACCACGACATCGAGACGCTGCGCCGCTACCAGGCCCAGGACGACACCGCGGAGACCGTCGGCAGCGCCATCGGCGGGGCCCTGATCCCCGGCGTCGGCAGTGCCATCGGCGGCTTCCTCGGCGACAAGGCCGCCAACGCGTTCGACCCCAACCGGGTCAGCGACTCACAGGCCCGCGCGGCGTCCGACCGGATCTTCGAGGCGCACCAGGAGGCCATCACGCAGATGGAGCGCCTGAGCCAGTCGTACGAGTACTCCAGCACGCAGCTCAACTCGGCGCAGGTGCCGGTGTTCCCGCCGGTGCCTGGCGGGAAGGCGGAGGGCGACCAGAACGGTCTGACCGAGGTTCCGATCGACGGCGGCCACGGCACCGGCGGCACGACCCGGCCGACCCCCCCGTCGTTCCCCCGGCCGACGCCCCACCCGGTGGCACCGCCCACCAGCCGACCGCCGACGTGGTCGCCGCCGGGCATCGGCCCGCTGCCCCCGCCGACCCCGTATCCGGGGCCGACCCCGCACCCGGGCCCGACGCCGCCGCCCTGGAACAACCCGCCGGTCACCGGCCCGGGGCCGCTGCCGACCCCGCACCCGACTCCGACCCCGACGCCCAACCCGCCGCCGCTGCAGATCGCCCACGTCGACCCCCCGGCGCCCACCAGCCCGATCGGCTCCGGTGGCGGCGGCACCGGCGGCAGTGGGGGCGGTTACACCGGCGGCGGTGGCGGTGGCTACACCGGTGGCGGCGGTGGTGGTTACACCGGCGGTGGCGGCGGCTACGTGGGTGGCGGCACCATCCCGGGCGGCCTGAGCAGCGCGGGCGGCGGCAGCACCGCCGGCGGCGCCAAGACCGGCGGCGCCGGTTCCGCCGGGACGCCCGGTGCGGGCGCCCGCGGCGGGGCCGGGACCTCGGCGGCCGGCGCGGGCGGTGCGGGCCAGGCCGGCCGCGCGGGCACCCCGGGCATGGGCGGCATGGGCGGCGCCATGGGCGGCGGCGCGGGCGGCGGTGCCCGTGGCGGCGCCGGCGGCGCCGGCGGTGCGCGCGGCAGCGGGATGGTGAGCCGTGCGGGCGGCACCGTCGGCGGCAGCCGGACGCCCGGCGGCGGGCGCGGCGAGTTCACCCCGGGCGGTACCGGCCTGCGCGGCCGGGCCGAGCGGGGCGCGGACGGCCGGGCCGGCCAGGGCGGGTTCGGCGGCGGCGCCGGCGGCGGCAGCGCCAACCGCAAGGGCAAGGGCCAGAGCAACCGCCCGGACTACCTGACCGAGGACGAGGACACCTGGACGTCCGGGATGGGCCCGGCCAACCCGAACGTGATCGAGTAG
- a CDS encoding S8 family serine peptidase → MRRTGGAGRGRRFAAAAAVGAVLWGWSAGPASAVDSIRAQQWHLDAMHADEMWKTSTGKGVVIGLVDSGVQEGVQDLSGQILPGVDLSGLPGGVGSDPVGHGTHMAADMVGTGKNLNGQGGYGLAPGAKVLPIKVDTGGTDAPTTASQHAGQLAQGIIYAADHGIKIINVSQGYYGGTLTPADLDKLKAAAAHAASKGALVFASAGNDGAKGNPINYPAALPGFVSVAGVDRDGKAWSDSEHNSEVDLAAPAVEIYGACTSGSGYCKGDGTSDSAALASASAALIWSVHPEWTANQVLRVMINTASNPSQRSDFLGYGVIRPRIALTNPGDPGPADVSPLPAAGGSSAPSTAGRSESQPPNQDPTGQASAPADAPVSAAPSGGSPAKSAAPVAESKDSSGSGSTPLIIGGAVVGVLVLVLVVVLIVRRNRPSGPGPVPPGAVPPPGAAPYGAPQQQPYPAPGQGQVPPPPAPAPAPGYGQQQPAAGPYGQPPQPPAAPGGYGQQPPAGGNPYAR, encoded by the coding sequence ATGCGACGAACGGGCGGGGCAGGACGGGGGCGGCGGTTCGCCGCGGCGGCGGCGGTCGGTGCCGTCCTGTGGGGGTGGTCGGCGGGTCCCGCGTCGGCCGTGGACTCGATCCGCGCGCAGCAGTGGCACCTGGACGCCATGCACGCCGACGAGATGTGGAAGACCAGCACGGGCAAGGGCGTCGTCATCGGGCTGGTCGACAGCGGCGTCCAGGAGGGCGTCCAGGACCTGTCCGGACAGATCCTGCCGGGCGTCGATCTCAGCGGCCTGCCCGGCGGGGTCGGCTCCGACCCGGTCGGCCACGGGACGCACATGGCGGCCGACATGGTCGGCACCGGAAAGAACTTGAACGGGCAGGGAGGGTACGGCCTCGCACCTGGCGCGAAGGTACTGCCGATCAAGGTCGACACCGGTGGTACGGACGCCCCGACCACCGCTTCCCAGCATGCCGGTCAGCTCGCCCAAGGAATCATCTACGCCGCCGACCACGGCATCAAGATCATCAATGTCTCCCAGGGCTACTACGGAGGCACGCTGACGCCCGCGGACCTGGACAAGCTCAAGGCCGCCGCGGCCCACGCGGCCTCCAAGGGCGCGCTGGTGTTCGCCTCGGCCGGCAACGACGGCGCCAAGGGCAACCCGATCAACTACCCCGCCGCCCTCCCCGGCTTCGTCTCCGTGGCGGGCGTCGACCGCGACGGCAAGGCCTGGTCCGACTCCGAGCACAACTCCGAGGTGGACCTCGCCGCCCCCGCCGTGGAGATCTACGGCGCGTGCACCAGCGGCTCCGGCTACTGCAAGGGCGACGGCACCTCCGACTCCGCCGCGCTGGCGTCCGCCTCGGCCGCGCTGATCTGGTCGGTGCACCCCGAGTGGACGGCCAACCAGGTCCTGCGGGTGATGATCAACACCGCGTCCAACCCGTCGCAGCGCAGCGACTTCCTCGGCTACGGCGTGATCCGTCCCCGGATCGCGCTGACCAACCCGGGCGACCCGGGCCCGGCGGACGTCAGTCCGCTGCCGGCGGCGGGCGGCAGTTCGGCGCCGTCCACGGCGGGGCGTTCGGAGAGCCAGCCGCCCAACCAGGACCCGACCGGTCAGGCCAGTGCGCCCGCCGACGCGCCGGTGAGCGCCGCGCCGAGCGGGGGCTCGCCCGCGAAGTCGGCGGCGCCGGTGGCGGAGTCGAAGGACTCCTCGGGTTCGGGCAGCACGCCGCTGATCATCGGCGGTGCCGTGGTGGGCGTGCTGGTGCTGGTGCTCGTGGTGGTGCTGATCGTCCGCCGGAACCGTCCGTCCGGTCCGGGCCCGGTCCCGCCGGGTGCGGTCCCGCCGCCGGGCGCGGCCCCGTACGGCGCCCCGCAGCAGCAGCCGTACCCGGCGCCCGGCCAGGGCCAGGTGCCCCCGCCTCCAGCCCCGGCCCCGGCCCCCGGCTACGGGCAGCAGCAGCCGGCCGCCGGGCCGTACGGGCAGCCGCCGCAGCCGCCCGCGGCGCCGGGCGGGTACGGGCAGCAGCCGCCGGCGGGTGGGAACCCGTACGCGCGCTGA